Below is a genomic region from Neisseria zoodegmatis.
TATGCGCAACGGTTTGACCAGCTCGATGGCGCGCAATTTCACGGCCAATGTGGAAAGAGTGGAAGTATTGAAAGGCCCGGCGTCAATGCTCTACGGAATGCAGAATCCCGGCGGCGTGATTAATGTGGTAACCAAAAAGCCTGACCACGTGAAAAGCAGCACGACCGTCAATGCGGGATACGGCAGCCGTGCGGCAAGGAATATCGGTGTCGATACCACCGGGCCTATCGGCAACAGCGGCTTTGCTTACCGTTTGGTTGCCGACTATCAAACCAAAAATTACTGGCGGAGTTTCGGTAGCAACACCGAATATGTCATCGCCCCTTCTTTATCTTGGAAAAACGATAAAACTAAGGTTTCGGCGGGCTACGAATATCAGAATTACGAAGGCGTGTTTGACCGGGGTACTTTTTTAGACGTTAGTGGCACGGCCGCAAATAATCCCAATTATGGCAAGGCGTTGGACATCCCTTTAAAACGCCGTTTGGACGACCCGATTAACGTGACCAAAGGTTATTCGCACACTTTCCAATTAAGCGGCGAACACAAGCTGAATGCCGATTGGCGGTTGCAGGCAGAGTACGGGTTCAGCAAAAATCATTACAACGATTGGCAGGCACGCGTGATGAGCTATAACGCCGCCAAGCGGGAAGTTAGCCGCCGTATCGACGGCACAAGGCCTTCCGATGCAGTTACGCACAGCCTGAACCTTTCTGCCAACGGCCTCGTTGACCAAGGTGAAAACATTACGCACAAATTGCGTGCATCTTTGCAATTGCAAGACTACAAATTGAAATTGGGCGATTTGCGCCGCAGCGCCACCCGTCACATCATGAGTGTGGACAATCCCATTTACGGGCAAAACTGGATTGAATCGACCAATCCGACGGCAGACGCGCGTACCAGCGATACGCTCGAGCATTACAAAACCGCCGCCCTGCTGCTGCAAGATTCCGCCTATATCGGCAACCGTTGGATTGTTTCCGGCGGTGTGCGCGGGCAGTGGCACAAAATAGAATCCGGGCAAGGCCGCCCGGCACGCTTCCGCAACCACAGTAGCGGTTTCGACCTGCTGCCGCAAATCGGCGCGGTTTACCTGATTAACCCGAGATGGTCGGTTTACGGCAATTTCGGCACATCGGCCAAACCTAATGCTTCGCGCAACATCGACTACGGCGGCAAAAAAATCCCGCTGGAAAAAAGCCGCCAGTTTGAGGTCGGCAGCAAATACAACGGAGAAAACCTTAGCGCGAATCTGGCTTTATTCCATATCAAAAAAAGCAATGTTGCACGCCCCGTAACTTTGGACAACGGTGAAGTGGAAATGCGCGTTATCGAAAAAAACCGCTCGCAGGGTATGGAAGTGGATGTCAACGGCAAAATTACCGACAAATTGGGTATTTCCGCCAATTACACTTTCACAGACACAAAAGTGGTTGAAGATAAAAACGAGCCGCTCAACGAAGGCACGCAATTCGGCAGCATTCCCAAACACACCGCCGGCCTGACGCTGTTTTACGACTTCGGCCGGGCGGCGGGCGGCAACTGGCGCGCAGG
It encodes:
- a CDS encoding TonB-dependent siderophore receptor — protein: MKTCFTSVVLTVTAMGAGAPAWAENQPSLSDSAQQSPLPQAVEVDTVTVRGKRITMEKGYKAERSDITGVNTSILDTPYSIDVVTQEQLQDKQPQTLEEAVKGISGLTQGNNLAGTLDTVMRRGYGGNRDGSIMRNGLTSSMARNFTANVERVEVLKGPASMLYGMQNPGGVINVVTKKPDHVKSSTTVNAGYGSRAARNIGVDTTGPIGNSGFAYRLVADYQTKNYWRSFGSNTEYVIAPSLSWKNDKTKVSAGYEYQNYEGVFDRGTFLDVSGTAANNPNYGKALDIPLKRRLDDPINVTKGYSHTFQLSGEHKLNADWRLQAEYGFSKNHYNDWQARVMSYNAAKREVSRRIDGTRPSDAVTHSLNLSANGLVDQGENITHKLRASLQLQDYKLKLGDLRRSATRHIMSVDNPIYGQNWIESTNPTADARTSDTLEHYKTAALLLQDSAYIGNRWIVSGGVRGQWHKIESGQGRPARFRNHSSGFDLLPQIGAVYLINPRWSVYGNFGTSAKPNASRNIDYGGKKIPLEKSRQFEVGSKYNGENLSANLALFHIKKSNVARPVTLDNGEVEMRVIEKNRSQGMEVDVNGKITDKLGISANYTFTDTKVVEDKNEPLNEGTQFGSIPKHTAGLTLFYDFGRAAGGNWRAGAGLDYRGTWGFNYVRNNQAQWFKLPSATTYSAFVSYDTKVGGKPLNVRLTGKNLGNKQYFVSHTTATMEHLSIGEPRTVALGAKLSF